The DNA segment ATTTTTTCAAAGTATTATGCACCATGCCTCTGGGTATGCTATAATAGTAAAAGATATCAGGTGCAGATTCATTTTTGATATGTAAGAAAGGAGTTATTTATGAATAACAATCATCGTAATAATAGAAGTACTGCACCGAGAAACAATCAGGAGACTACAAAGAACAGTTATAATAAAATAAGTACGGAACGCGGAGATACACTCATCTATGCTATGGGTGGTCTGGGCGAAGTCGGTAAAAATATGTACTGCTTTGAACACGAGAACGAGATACTGATTATCGATTCTGGTGTTCGTTTTCCTGAGGAAAACCTTCTCGGTGTTGATTATGTCATACCGGATTACAACTATCTGGTAAAAAACAACCGAAAAAGAAAAATTCTTGTCATTACCCACGGACATGAAGATCACATCGGTGGTATCCCCTTTTTGTTAAAGAGTGTGGATATCGAGGCAATCTATGCCCCTGCCTTTGCGGTGGCACTGATTAACAAGAAGCTGGAGGAGCGCAGAATGCTGCGCAGTGTGAAAATCATTGAAATCAATGATCGCAGCTCTGTTAAAATGCAGCACTTTACCTGCGGATTCTTTAATACAACGCATTCTATTCCTGATTCACTGGGAATTTTAATCAATACACCGAACGGACGTATCGTTCATACCGGTGACTTCAAATTTGACCTTACCCCGGTAGGAACCAATTCCGATTATCAGGTCATGGCTTATATGGGACAGATCGGTGTTGACCTGCTGCTGAGTGATTCCACCAATTCCGGTGTAGAGGATTTCTCTATTTCCGAGAAAAAGGTAGCGGCTGAAATCCTGGATACAATGAAGAAAACGAACGGTCGTCTGATCGTCGCAACCTTTGCTTCCAACGTATACCGGGTTTCCCAGATTCTGGAGGCTGCCGTTGCCTGCGGCAGGAAGGTTATTATTTTCGGGCGCAGTATGGAAAACGTGGTTACCATCGGGCGCAAAATGGGCAAAATCAAGGTCGGCGAGCAGCATTTCCTCAGTCCGGATCAGCTGTCCCGCACACCTGCGAATAAGACCTGTATCGTTTGTACTGGAAGTCAGGGAGAGCCGCTGGCTGCCCTGTCCCGTATTGCGAACGGAACGCACCGTTACATCAAGCTGATACCGGGAGATACCGTGGTGTTCTCCTCCAGTCCGATTCCAGGCA comes from the Erysipelotrichaceae bacterium 66202529 genome and includes:
- a CDS encoding RNase J family beta-CASP ribonuclease is translated as MNNNHRNNRSTAPRNNQETTKNSYNKISTERGDTLIYAMGGLGEVGKNMYCFEHENEILIIDSGVRFPEENLLGVDYVIPDYNYLVKNNRKRKILVITHGHEDHIGGIPFLLKSVDIEAIYAPAFAVALINKKLEERRMLRSVKIIEINDRSSVKMQHFTCGFFNTTHSIPDSLGILINTPNGRIVHTGDFKFDLTPVGTNSDYQVMAYMGQIGVDLLLSDSTNSGVEDFSISEKKVAAEILDTMKKTNGRLIVATFASNVYRVSQILEAAVACGRKVIIFGRSMENVVTIGRKMGKIKVGEQHFLSPDQLSRTPANKTCIVCTGSQGEPLAALSRIANGTHRYIKLIPGDTVVFSSSPIPGNGASVNQVVNKLFRAGANVLTKSILSNLHTTGHASQEEQKLMLQLIKPKYFMPIHGEYKMLVQHKETGKETGLADDHIFTCANGDVLILRNHQVFESSFRIQADDIYVDGNDISGVSTAVLKDRTILADNGLVAAIIAIDSKENKVLCKPVIVSRGFVFIKDSQGLLREAEQIVYAALNEKMKERTTFSELKNCVRSTLEPFLYNKTHRNPIVIPVIINSKTAMAAMAQARAARQTKRPMKKKEPQNAQS